A DNA window from Daucus carota subsp. sativus chromosome 3, DH1 v3.0, whole genome shotgun sequence contains the following coding sequences:
- the LOC108213783 gene encoding uncharacterized protein LOC108213783: MALIKLVGLLLMSLLFVSLRGSSANVHLGRKMKSDKLMASKEKYTPEMGIPAQDSLDAHVEEEGDEARKMVNKEDIDNEVESSKKLKSSDKYASQESLGGHQHHVNNQGLNEEELEAAEREVMELMRRDYRSKPRRKPPINNNKPNN, encoded by the exons ATGGCACTCATTAAGCTTGTAGGGTTACTATTGATGAGTCTTCTTTTTGTTTCCTTAAGGGGCTCTTCTGCAAATGTTCATCTAG GGAGGAAGATGAAAAGTGATAAGCTGATGGCAAGCAAAGAAAAATATACGCCTGAAATG GGAATACCTGCACAAGATTCTCTTGATGCTCATGTTGAGGAAGAAGGAGATGAAGCAAGAAAAATGGTGAACAAGGAAGATATTGATAATGAAGTGGAATCATCTAAGAAGCTGAAATCATCAG ATAAGTATGCATCACAAGAGTCTCTAGGAGGACACCAGCATCACGTGAACAATCAG GGACTTAACGAAGAAGAGTTGGAGGCAGCTGAACGGGAGGTGATGGAGCTGATGCGCAGGGATTACAGAAGCAAGCCTCGTCGAAAGCCACCAATTAATAACAACAAGCCGAATAATTAA
- the LOC108210545 gene encoding calcium/calmodulin-regulated receptor-like kinase 2, whose amino-acid sequence MVQRSALVIIGVSVGVAVGVVVASLVYFGIRWFRKHANLQQQANERSLSTLPIRRNGQDKSFDSSASFSDSVTVKIIDHPAQKSQHLWWSHHSKDKIAPTSGIPRYPYKDIQKATQNFTTILGQGAFGPVYKAKMPSGEMVAVKVLASDSRQGEKEFQTEVSLLGRLHHRNLVNLVGYCVDKGAHMLIYEFMSSGSLATFLYDEEKRTLNWEERLQIALDISHGLEYLHDGAVPAVIHRDLKSANILLDNLYRAKVADFGLSKEEKFGRSNSGLKGTYGYIDPTYISTNKFTAKSDIYSFGIILYELITAIHPHQNLMEYINLAAMSSDGIDEILDKRLVGTCNVEEVRSLAHIAHKCLHSTPRKRPSVGEVMQAISKIKQRHMGKKNVLSLSEDDFSSVVSRIESQHIEMGRLTSIAERA is encoded by the exons ATGGTTCAGAGATCTGCTTTAGTCATTATCGGGGTTTCCGTCGGTGTTGCTGTTGGAGTTGTTGTAGCTTCTCTGGTCTATTTTGGCATACGGTGGTTCAGAAAGCATGCTAATCTGCAGCAACAAGCAAATGAACGATCCTTGTCAACTCTTCCTATACGTAGGAATGGTCAGGACAAGAGCTTTGACTCAAGTGCATCATTCTCTGATTCTGTTACTGTTAAGATTATAGATCATCCTGCACAAAAATCTCAGCATTTGTGGTGGAGTCACCATAGCAAGGATAAGATTGCTCCCACAAGTGGTATACCTAGATACCCTTACAA GGATATCCAGAAAGCTACGCAGAACTTTACAACTATCCTGGGGCAGGGAGCCTTTGGCCCAGTGTATAAAGCAAAAATGCCTTCTGGGGAGATGGTTGCTGTCAAGGTGCTTGCCTCTGATTCGAGACAAGGAGAAAAAGAATTTCAAACTGAG GTCTCTCTACTTGGTAGACTGCATCACAGGAATTTGGTGAACTTGGTTGGATATTGTGTAGATAAAGGGGCACACATGTTGATTTATGAGTTCATGAGTAGTGGTAGTCTGGCAACCTTTTTATATG ATGAGGAGAAGAGAACTTTGAACTGGGAAGAACGGTTGCAAATTGCACTTGACATTTCTCATGGGCTCGAATATCTTCATGACGGG GCAGTCCCAGCTGTCATACACCGTGATTTGAAGTCTGCTAATATATTATTGGACAATTTGTATAGAGCAAAG GTTGCTGATTTTGGGCTGTCGAAGGAAGAGAAATTTGGTCGCAGTAATTCAGGCCTTAAAGGAACTTATGGTTACATTGATCCTACGTACATATCAACAAACAAGTTCACAGCAAAGAGTGACATTTATAGTTTTGGAATCATACTCTATGAACTCATTACAGCCATCCATCCACACCAAAACTTGATGGAATACATTAATCTG GCCGCCATGAGTTCAGACGGCATTGATGAAATTCTTGATAAACGACTGGTTGGAACATGTAATGTTGAAGAAGTGCGTAGCCTCGCTCACATTGCCCATAAATGCTTGCACAGCACACCCAGGAAACGCCCCTCAGTTGGGGAGGTTATGCAGGCAATATCTAAAATCAAACAGAGGCACATGGGTAAAAAAAATGTGTTGTCATTATCAGAAGACGATTTTTCAAGTGTGGTTAGCCGAATAGAGTCGCAACACATAGAAATGGGTAGACTAACCAGCATAGCTGAGAGAGCTTAA
- the LOC108211349 gene encoding rhamnogalacturonan I rhamnosyltransferase 1, whose product MCKLDEKREEKEKERRIIMKFVGEIHEERQNLMISHARTLLWIVRGMTTLLLWSFVIRLLTMGEVWGPRLLKTWPSCFTPNMSDQVEVLHVHPNVYYPPKRVYKNNGYLMVSCNGGLNQMRGAICDMVAIARYLNVTLIVPELDKSSFWADSSEFKDIFDVNHFITSLRSEVRILKELPPRLKRRVDLGMFYSLPPVSWSNNSYYQHKILPLLKRYKVVHLNRTDARLANNGLPLEIQKLRCRVNFSALRFTPQIEELGRKVVSILRQNGPFVVLHLRYEMDMLAFSGCSHGCNSEEVKELARMRYAYPWWKEKDINSDLKRKEGLCPLTPEETALVLTALGIDRDVQIYIAAGEIYGGERRMANLAAAFPNLVRKEKLLDPSELGYFRNHSSQMAALDYLVSLESDIFVPTYDGNMAKVVEGHRRYLGYKKTISLDRKLIVDLVDHYRTGSLSWDEFAYTVKEAHVDRMGSPRERLVVPERPKEEDYFYANPHECLQSLVKPFRYT is encoded by the exons ATGtgtaaattagatgaaaagaggGAAGAGAAAGAGAAGGAGAGGAGAATTATTATGAAGTTTGTTGGTGAAATTCATGAAGAAAGACAGAATTTGATGATTTCTCATGCTCGAACGTTACTGTGGATTGTTCGAGGAATGACAACGTTGTTGCTTTGGAGTTTTGTTATTCGGTTGTTGACAATGGGGGAGGTTTGGGGTCCGAGATTGTTGAAGACTTGGCCTTCTTGTTTTACTCCAAATATGAGTGATCAGGTTGAGGTTTTGCATGTGCATCCGAATGTTTATTATCCGCCTAAGA GAGTGTATAAAAACAATGGGTATCTTATGGTTTCTTGCAATGGAGGACTCAATCAAATGCGAGGAGCA ATCTGCGACATGGTTGCTATTGCAAGATATCTGAATGTCACACTTATTGTTCCAGAGCTAGATAAAAGTTCATTTTGGGCAGATTCAAG TGAGTTCAAGGACATATTTGATGTTAATCATTTCATTACCTCCTTGAGAAGTGAGGTACGAATTTTAAAAGAGTTGCCACCACGGCTTAAGAGAAGAGTGGATCTTGGAATGTTCTACTCATTACCGCCTGTTAGTTGGTCCAACAATTCCTACTATCAGCATAag ATCCTTCCTTTATTGAAAAGGTACAAAGTCGTGCATTTGAATAGAACCGATGCTCGACTTGCAAATAATGGGTTGCCACTAGAGATTCAGAAGTTGCGGTGCAGAGTTAATTTTAGTGCTCTGAGGTTCACACCCCAAATTGAGGAGCTGGGTAGGAAAGTTGTCAGCATCTTAAGGCAAAATGGCCCTTTTGTAGTCCTCCATCTCAGATATGAGATGGATATGTTGGCTTTCTCTGGCTGCAGTCATGGTTGCAACAGTGAGGAAGTCAAAGAACTAGCAAGAATGAG ATATGCTTATCCATGGTGGAAAGAAAAAGATATAAATTCAGacttgaaaagaaaagaaggctTGTGTCCTTTGACACCTGAAGAAACTGCTCTAGTGTTAACTGCTTTGGGAATCGATCGTGATGTTCAAATTTATATTGCCGCTGGGGAAATTTATGGTGGAGAACGGAGAATGGCAAACTTGGCAGCTGCTTTCCCAAATTTG GTTAGAAAGGAGAAACTGCTGGATCCTTCAGAATTGGGGTATTTCCGGAATCACTCATCACAAATGGCCGCTCTGGATTATCTAGTTTCCTTGGAGAGTGACATATTTGTACCTACATATGATGGAAATATGGCTAAAGTTGTTGAAGGTCATAGAAG ATATTTGGGATACAAGAAAACTATTTCATTGGACAGAAAGCTTATAGTTGATCTGGTTGATCATTATCGCACTGGATCGTTAAGCTGGGATGAATTTGCTTATACAGTGAAGGAGGCACATGTAGATCGTATGGGGAGCCCAAGAGAGAGACTCGTGGTCCCTGAAAGACCAAAAGAAGAAGACTATTTCTATGCCAATCCACATGAGTGTTTGCAATCCTTGGTTAAGCCTTTTAGGTACACATGA